The following DNA comes from Gemmatimonadales bacterium.
ATCGCCTCGCAGTTCGCGTGACCGGGCGACGCCTCGCGGGCCTCACCGATCCGACCCGAGGGCGGACATCACTGCAGTGCGGCGAGTCAGTTTCGTCATGAAGGGCGACAAGATCGTGCGCAACGACGGAGCGCCGCCGGCCAAGTAGCACAGGAGGTCGCGGCATGCGTACGTTGGCGCTGCTCACCCTTGGTGCCCTCGCGCTCATGACGCCAGCCGCCACGCGCGCGGCGGTCCAGACGCCGTCGCGGGCGCAAATCCCGGCTGCCCTGACGGCGCCACGGGTCACCACGGCTGATCCGGTGGCCGACCCGGCGGCTACGGTCGTCGAGGGCCACGCGCGCTTCACCCTGCTCACGCCGCGGCTGGTACGGATGGAGTGGAGCGCGGACGGACACTTCGAGAACCGGGCGTCGCTCGTCTTCATCCAACGGCGCCTCGCCGTCCCACCCCATACCGTGCGCCGCGCCGGCAGCTGGCTCACGGTTCAGACCGACGACCTCACGCTGCGCTACAGGCGCGGCAGCGGGCGCTTCCGTCCCGGCAACCTCGACGTGCGGTTGCGCGTGGACGGGCGCGACGTCGTCTGGCGCCCGAGCGAGTCGGACAGTGCCAACCTCAAGGGCACGACGCGCACGCTGGACGGTGCCAAGGGTCCCGTCCCCCTGGAGCCCGGCCTGCTGTCGCGCGCGGGCTGGACCGTGCTGGACGACAGCCAGCGCCCCCTGTTCGACCAGAGTGCCTGGCCCTGGGTCGTGGCGCGGCCCGCGGGCGAGCGCCAGGACTTCTATTTCTTCGGCTACGGCCACGACTACAAGGGCGGGCTGGCCGACTTCATCAAGGTGGCCGGTCGCGTGCCGATGCCGCCACGTTTCGCGTTCGGCGCCTGGTGGTCGCGCTACTGGGCCTACACCGACCAGGAGTTCACGGACCTCGTCCGCCAGTTCGACAGGTTCGACGTGCCGCTCGATGTGCTCGTCATGGACATGGACTGGCACAACACGTTCGAGCTACGCTGGGAGAACGCGCCCAAGGACCAGGCGGGACAAGCCAAGGGGTGGACCGGGTACTCGTGGAACTCCGCCTATTTCCCGGATCCGGAAGGGTTCCTCGACTGGACGGCGCGGCAGGGCCTGCGCACGCCCCTCAACCTGCATCCCGCCGGCGGCATCCAGCCGTGGGAGACGCATTACCCCGAGATGGCGCGGGACATGGGGATCGATCCCGCCACCAAGCGGTACGTCCCCTTCCGGCCGACGGACAAGCGCTTCGCCGAGGCCTACTTCAAGGACATTATCGCTCCACTCGAGCGGCAGGGCGTGGATTTCTGGTGGCTCGACTGGCAGCAGTGGGACACGACTACCGTGGCTGGGCTCAACCCGACCTGGTGGATCAATTACCTCTTCTTCACGCACATGCAGGCGGAGGGCAAGGCGCGTCCACTGATCTTCCACCGCTGGGGCGGGCTGGGCAACCACCGCTTCCAGATCGGCTTCTCCGGCGACGCTTTCTCCACGTGGGACGCGCTCGCCTTCGAGCCGTATTTCACGGCCACCGCCGCGAACGTGGGCTTCGGCTACTGGAGCCACGACATCGGCGGGCACCTGAACGGAGAGGTCTCGCCCGAGCTGTACACGCGCTGGATCCAGTTCGGTATCTTCAGCCCGATCCTGCGCACGCATACCACGAAGAATCCTGCCGCCGAGCGCCGCATCTGGGCATATCCCACGGAGTATTTCCGGGTAATGCGTCAAGCATTCATGCTGCGCTACGCCATGATTCCGTACATCTACACCGCGGCGCGGCATGCGTACGATACGGGCGTGGCCCTCGTGCATCCGCTGTACTACGATTGGCCGGCCGACAGCGCGGCCTACGACTTCGCGGACGAGTACGGCTTCGGCCCCGACATGATCGTGCGGCCGATCACCGCGCCGATGTCACCCGACACGCTGCTCGCGCACCAGCGCCTGTGGCTGCCGCCGGGGGACTGGTACGAGTGGTTCACCGGCACGCGCCTCCACGGGCCCGCGGTGGTCACCCGCGCGTTCGCGCTGGACGAGGTACCGGTGTACGTCCGGGCCGGCGCCATCGTCCCGATGGCGACCACGGCGCTCCGCAGCGACGCGCAGCCGAAAGACCTCCTCGCCCTCACCGTTTTCCCAGGCGACTCGGGGGACACCCGTGTCTACCAGGACGCCGGTGATGACCTGGGCTATCAGAGGGGGAAATCCGCGTGGACGCCGGTGAGCCAGCGGCGTGACGCCGACGGCACGGTGCACCTGCACATCGGGCCAACCACCGGCGACTTCGAGGGGCTCCCCGCGGGGCGCGGCTATGTAATCCAGATGGTGGGCAGCTGGCCGCCGCGGCGGGTCCTGTGGAACGGAGCGGAAATCCGCTACGCGGGCGGCGAGCAGGGGGCGGACGCGGCGGCCCAGCAGCTTGCCATCGCGACCCCGGCCGGCGGGCCCGATGCCGAGCCGGTGCCGCGCGCCCCTGGCTGGAGCTACGACGGCAACGCGGCGAGTATCGTGATCCATGTGCCGGAGGCCGACATCCGTACGGCCTCCACCCTCGACGTAGAGCTGCCGGTCGGCCGCAATGACTCGCTGCTCGACGGCGTGCCCTCTACACTCTCGCGGCTCGAGGGCGCCATTCACATCCTCGAGGGGCTCTGGCCCGCGGACTGGCCGCCGGACTCGCTGGTGGCGCTGCAGCAGACCGGCCATCGCATCACCCTGCAACCCGAGATCGCCGCGGTGGAGCTGGAGGCCCTGCGCGCCGGGCTGCAGCACGTGCTAGACCGGCTGGATACCCTGCACGGCGATACCACGGCGATCCGCCGAGCACTGGCGCATCTTGGGAGGTGAGCCGCGGCGGAGGCGCGGCGCTGGGGAAGCGTTAGCTCACCACCGGTTGTGGCGCTGAGCACCGTCTTCACAACGGCGCCACGAAGCAGCGATGAAGGATGGCGCTTTCGCCAAAAATGTGCGGGGGCGGATGCTGGACTTTGCCGTACTTTACTCACTCAAATGTCGGAGTTTGCCCGAATCCCCAAGAGACCCGTTCAGGACTGCCTGACTGGCGAATAAGCCCCCGCCGAATCAAGTTTGGGCAGTCTCCCTCCAGCGACCAACGTGTCCGACATCCAGGCCCGACTGCAGGGCGCCCTCGCCGAACGCTATCGAATTGACCGCGTGCTTGGCGCGGGCGGGATGGCCACGGTCTATCTCGCACATGACCTCAAGCACGAGCGCAGG
Coding sequences within:
- a CDS encoding TIM-barrel domain-containing protein, giving the protein MRTLALLTLGALALMTPAATRAAVQTPSRAQIPAALTAPRVTTADPVADPAATVVEGHARFTLLTPRLVRMEWSADGHFENRASLVFIQRRLAVPPHTVRRAGSWLTVQTDDLTLRYRRGSGRFRPGNLDVRLRVDGRDVVWRPSESDSANLKGTTRTLDGAKGPVPLEPGLLSRAGWTVLDDSQRPLFDQSAWPWVVARPAGERQDFYFFGYGHDYKGGLADFIKVAGRVPMPPRFAFGAWWSRYWAYTDQEFTDLVRQFDRFDVPLDVLVMDMDWHNTFELRWENAPKDQAGQAKGWTGYSWNSAYFPDPEGFLDWTARQGLRTPLNLHPAGGIQPWETHYPEMARDMGIDPATKRYVPFRPTDKRFAEAYFKDIIAPLERQGVDFWWLDWQQWDTTTVAGLNPTWWINYLFFTHMQAEGKARPLIFHRWGGLGNHRFQIGFSGDAFSTWDALAFEPYFTATAANVGFGYWSHDIGGHLNGEVSPELYTRWIQFGIFSPILRTHTTKNPAAERRIWAYPTEYFRVMRQAFMLRYAMIPYIYTAARHAYDTGVALVHPLYYDWPADSAAYDFADEYGFGPDMIVRPITAPMSPDTLLAHQRLWLPPGDWYEWFTGTRLHGPAVVTRAFALDEVPVYVRAGAIVPMATTALRSDAQPKDLLALTVFPGDSGDTRVYQDAGDDLGYQRGKSAWTPVSQRRDADGTVHLHIGPTTGDFEGLPAGRGYVIQMVGSWPPRRVLWNGAEIRYAGGEQGADAAAQQLAIATPAGGPDAEPVPRAPGWSYDGNAASIVIHVPEADIRTASTLDVELPVGRNDSLLDGVPSTLSRLEGAIHILEGLWPADWPPDSLVALQQTGHRITLQPEIAAVELEALRAGLQHVLDRLDTLHGDTTAIRRALAHLGR